ATTCTTGATTCCCTTCTTGTTCATTCTGATCATTTCAGTGTTTTTCGTTTCCAGAGAGCATTTGCCTAAAGATGGAATGCTGTATGAAGTTGCCAATTTCTGGAATCAGGAATCGAAGTCTGACGATACGAACTTATTGACCTGCAGCACTCTAACAGCGGTCGATGGCGACACAGTCAAATGCGACGGCGTGAACATGCGGGACATGGGGCCAGGAAAGCCCTTCGTTTCAGGGTATGACACTCCCGAGATTATTCGTCCCAAATGCCAGCAAGAACTCGAGTTGGGTAGGGCAGCAAAGGCACGTATGCAGGAGTTGTTGAACCAGCCAGGAGTAAAGGTGTTCGATTCTGGGCAACGAGATAGATATAAGCGGCCTCTGGTCTGGGTCGTCCTTCCAAGTGGTAAGCGTGCTGGATCTGTTCTTTTGTCCGAGGGATTGGCCCAAAAGTGGTTCAAGGGGTATCGGGCAAATTGGTGTGATTGAACTCAATCTAACTATCGGCCGTTGACTGACCGCTGCCTCTTCTTTTGGTAGGTAGTTCTCCGTAATGTCAATTTTAAATTGTACATCACGTTGCAGTCTAGCTACACTCCAGCTGTTAAGGTCAAAAAAGTAGTCAGAGGTTTGGTGGTGTTTAAAAATAAGGTTTTGTATTCATTGGTTTTTGCATTGATGACAACGGCGCTGATAACAAATGCATATGCACATGGTGGTGGTTGCCGGAAAGACAGTCCTCGGGGGCAATGTTGCCACGCCGGAAGTAAGCCCTACCATTGCCACTGACTTTAGGAATAGTGGGCAGCTTTTTCGGTCACTGGTCGGAGTGGTTTTTTCTATTGAGGCGAGTTCCCTTTCATAGAGATTTGTAAGTTCTTGGACAATCAGCGGCCAGCCTAAGCCACCAAGTTCTGCCTCAAAAAGTCAATTGCTTTTCCCAGATGAGGGGTTTGGTCTTTAGGGCGGCAGTTAGGTCAGCAGCTCATTGTAAAGGTTGCTCTGCTGCAGCTTGTCCATTGCAAATCGAAGCTCCCGAAGAATCTTTGGTGCGGAGACATAGTGTTGGGTGCCCAGTGTTTAGAAATTTCCTGCAGTGAGAAACATCTTGTTGACTTGAGTGAAAGCTAGACTTTGAAGCTCTGAAATCGAAACATTTCTGGCTAATGTCATAGAGGCCAAATCCACTGTAATCGCGCTGTTGCATTGGTTTTGAGCGGCGGTGTCAAACATGCTACATCGCTATTGCAAATGAGTGGCTTTCGGTGCCCCCAAAAAAAAATTTGAGTTCGGCCAAATCGAAATCTGCTTGGTGGGCACACATAAATACCGAAGTCAGTAGGCGAGGTGCATTGGATGAAGCTAAGGTGTTTGTTATTTTTTTCGATTTTGGTTTTTTTCGCCGCAAACAACCCAACCATAGCCCAGCCCTCCGAGAAAGTTCGCCATCTCGTTTCTGCAGCTACTCATCTGATCTACCACGAAATTTTTTGCGCTCCACAAGGCTACGAGTATGAGGAGTTACACAGAGTTTTATACGGTAATTTGGTTGGCAGCGACTTAGAATTAAAGAGTTTTACTAACTACATGGTAGTTATGGGTATGTTCTATGGACAGTGGGGTGAGAGCCACACTTACAGTTGCCGTCAATCAACAGAGATTATTGAGCTTCTACTTGAGAACCTTCGGCAATGAAAAAACTAACTCTGGCCGACTTGCTCAGCGGCACTAGTCCGCTCCGAGCTTTCTCGTGTCAGCATGTGTCTACCGCATCAACATTTTCATATCACAGTGCCCAGAAATCGAAGCCACCTGAGGAACGGTCAACCCCATCTCAAAGAACCTGATGATCGCTTTGGCGAAAACAAAGACGCGCCCACACTTTCATACGGCCAGTCTGTCAAGCTTTGAGAGGTTAAAAGCGTTCAATTGCACCTTCCCCAAATACAGACGGTGTAACCAAGTTTCCCCATGCACGCTTCCATGTGAGCTTTTTCGGATTGGTGGTTTGAGCCACGCCTCATACCGTTCTGCAGCCCTTTCGCAAAACCGCTTGCAAAGCCGCCATCGTTACCCGGACGTGTCTCGCAATTAACTTGGTTTCCGAATGTGGTGCAATTGGTAACAAACTTGTCTGGATAGTGCCTTGCCCCTGAGTTTGGTCTTGAGCCAGTCGGCAACATGCTTTTGCACAATGCCCGAGCACGGTTGCAAGACATATCAGGTGCACGAAAAGCTTTATACTTCACTCGCAAAGACCCGCAACTCTCCGCGTGAGCATGAGGTGTAACAAAAAAGATAAGGGTAAAAAGTATTATATATCTCATAATCTTAGTCCAGAATTGAGTGTCAAGCTAGCTTCTGCGATAACATTTTCTCGCAAGGCCTTATTGCAGATAGCGAGGTAGCATTCTCATTAATATGTGACCACTGAATAACGCTTACAAAGATGCGTTCCAAGTCGCCCTAAGCGTCTATGGCTGCTACATTGTCTAACCTCGTATTCAATCAAAAGAATGCCTTGACGGGTAACCATTGTAAGATGCGAGATGGGCCTGATTACTCGCCTTGCTGCAGCTTTATCCTTGCATTTGGGCAAAGCAGTTTGAAAGCCTCTATCGCTTGGAACCCACCATTCGCGCAGGATGGATAGATTGGAAAAACAGTGAGGTTTCCTGTGACTGTAACGGCCCCTTTCGGGCAATTTGCCTGAGCGCTGAGCGTGGGGCCATCGAGAATGCCCTCAGCTTTGTAAAACTCGACGCACTCATCAATTTCCATTGTGCTCTGGTGCACGTGCCCCTCAGTGCAGGACCAAATTATGTCGGGTAACGTGTGTTTGCCAGTCATGGTCGCTTTTTCGGTGTCCAACCCATAAATCTCGGTCACTACACCACCAGGTGTCCTGCATCCTTCGGGAAACGGCAGGGCTGTTGCTGTTCCACATGTACCAAGCAGGGCTATTACAAAGCCCACCAATCCAGCGTTTCTAATCATTTGCTTCGCTCCCAACCATTCATTTCAGCTTACAACCTCTTTGCCCTAAGGCCTTTAAAAGACGATACAGTGTCAGCCGCTATGGACCCTGAACCTCGTTTGTCTGCCTAGAGAGCTTCAGTACCAACTTTTTTGCATCAGCGTGCGCGTATCGCATCAACATTTTCATGTCCCTGTGTCCGCTGATAGAAGCTACTTCAGGAACCGTTAAACCCATCTCGAAGAGCCTACTAATCGCTTCGTGTCTTAGGTCGTGGAAGTGTAGATCTGCCATTTCCGTGTCCCGAAGCATTCTCTTCCAAGCATGACGAAGGGCATCAGCTTCTAAAGGAAAAACCCTATCATCTGCTTTGGGTGTAGCCTGGAGCGTCTCATAAGCTTTTGTCGTCAATGGTATCGTTCGTGAGTAACCGTTTTTGGACTCTAGGATGGCGACAGAGCGTCGTTTGAGGTCCACTTGGTCCCAATGTAGCCCGAGGATTTCACCTCGCCGCATGCCAGTCTCAATGGCGATAATGACGATCCTTTCAATCAGCGGATTTCGCCTTGTTCTTGCCGCTTGAATGAGCTTTTCGAATTCACCCTCCCGTAGCCTTCGTTCCCGCCTTACATCTTTTGCTACCAGTCTGAGGCCGTGAACCGGATTGACCGTGATAGGGATGTCCCACTCTGTCTTGGCGATGTTGAACATGTGCCGGATGATATTGAGCTGTCGCTTTAGTGTCGTGGGGCTGACCTGTTGAAGGCGCTCGTCCCGGTATCTCGCAAAGTCTGCGGTTGTAAGCTTATCGAGGCGAATGTTGCAGATGGGATTACGAAGGAAAGCCGTAAGGACGCACTCTTCTGCCTTTGAGCCGCGTTTAGTCGGCGTGACTTCCTTCTTGTAGAGGACAACTAGGTCGGCAAGCGTTTTAGATTTGAGGGATGTTCTTTTCTGTGGCAGCTCACCTTGGTCTGCCTTGACCTCCATATGCCGAGCCCATTCCTGCGCCTCCTTCAATTGATGGAAAGTCTTTGTCTGCGAAGGGATGCCCTGTCGTCTGATTTGAACGTGATACTTGCTGTTCCGCTTGCGAATGGTCGCCATAATGGATCCCGCTGTGCCAGTGTTGTGCCAGCAGCTGTCCAATCGGAATTTTGCATCTGGGAGGGGAGCTAATTAGACAATTAACTCAACGCGTTATATGGCGCACCCGAGAGGATTCGAACCTCTGGCCTCTGCCTTCGGAGGGCAGCGCTCTATCCAGCTGAGCTACGGGTGCTTCTGGCCG
This genomic interval from Labrenzia sp. VG12 contains the following:
- a CDS encoding thermonuclease family protein, translated to MIPFLFILIISVFFVSREHLPKDGMLYEVANFWNQESKSDDTNLLTCSTLTAVDGDTVKCDGVNMRDMGPGKPFVSGYDTPEIIRPKCQQELELGRAAKARMQELLNQPGVKVFDSGQRDRYKRPLVWVVLPSGKRAGSVLLSEGLAQKWFKGYRANWCD
- a CDS encoding site-specific integrase yields the protein MATIRKRNSKYHVQIRRQGIPSQTKTFHQLKEAQEWARHMEVKADQGELPQKRTSLKSKTLADLVVLYKKEVTPTKRGSKAEECVLTAFLRNPICNIRLDKLTTADFARYRDERLQQVSPTTLKRQLNIIRHMFNIAKTEWDIPITVNPVHGLRLVAKDVRRERRLREGEFEKLIQAARTRRNPLIERIVIIAIETGMRRGEILGLHWDQVDLKRRSVAILESKNGYSRTIPLTTKAYETLQATPKADDRVFPLEADALRHAWKRMLRDTEMADLHFHDLRHEAISRLFEMGLTVPEVASISGHRDMKMLMRYAHADAKKLVLKLSRQTNEVQGP